A genomic stretch from Larus michahellis chromosome 7, bLarMic1.1, whole genome shotgun sequence includes:
- the BAZ1B gene encoding tyrosine-protein kinase BAZ1B, producing the protein MAPLLGRKPFPLVKPLPPGEPGERFVIPHTQEAFRTREEYEARLERYSERIWTCKSTGSSQLTHKEAWEEEQEVAELLKEEFPIWYEKLVLEIVHHNTVSLEKLVDAAWLEIMTKFAVGEECDFEVGKQKMLPVKVVKIHPLEKADEEASEKKSDGACDSPSSDKENSSQAAQENQKEAVLKEDDNRRESMNDRARRSPRKLPTSLKKEERKWVPPKFLPHKYDVKLKNEDKIISNVPADSLVRTERPPNKEILRYFIRHNALRAGTCENAPWVVEDELVKKYSLPSKFSDFLLDPHKYMTLNPSTKRKSSGSPDRKPSKKSKADGSSLGHPLSPTLWCHVHLEKSIIDSPLKVKNSKNSKCPKEELEEVMKIMSPAKLGSNFHIPKRSQLGKGSNKSLDKKQRGKRVLNGQKSSGKSKSPRKGLKTPKMKMKQMTLLDMAKGTTKVSRAPRNSGGTPRSSSKPQKHLPPAALHLIAYYKENKDREDKKSALSCIISKTARLLSHEDRARLPEDLRGLVQKRYELLEHRKKWATMTEEQRKEYMKKKREKLKEKLKERAKERKEKEMKEKLEKQKRYEDQDLKGKSLPTFKLVDTPEGLPNTLFGDVAMVVEFLSCYSGLLMPDGQYPITAVSLMEALCAEKGGFLYLNRVLVILLQTLLQDEIAEDYGELGMKLSEIPLTLHSASELVRLCLRKSDVQEESEVSDNVDESKDSAAFEDNEVQDEFLEKLETSEFFELTPEEKLRILGALCHRILMTYSVQDHVEAKQQASAELWKERLAVLKEENDKKRAEKKKRKEMVAKNKENGKDENMMGRNEKKKSEMMKMEHRAEIEADDMISAVKSRRLLAIQAKKEREQQEIQMRVRMEKEAEEERIRKHKAAAEKTFQDGIAKAKLVMRRTPVGTDRNHNRYWLFSDEVPGLFIEKGWVHDSIDYRFILPHQKRDDFKKDYSPGDKRKSAAMDGRASKLHRFVHAVDLPTETTVPKQGQNLWFLCDSQKDLDELLDCLHPQGVRESQLKERLEKRYQDITHSIHLARKQNLGLKSCDGNQELLNYLRSDLIEVATRLQKGGLGYVDVTPEYEARVYSLESLKDFGECVIALQAGVVKKFLQGFMAPKQKRRKHQGEDYIAKAEEIDEDKKMAEEAKVASAMEKWKTAIREAQTFSRMHVLLGMLDACIKWDMSAENARCKVCRKKGEDDKLILCDECNKAFHLFCLRPALYEIPDGEWQCPACQPSTARRSSRDRNYAEDSVEDEDGEGEEASDEPDAEEEEEEEEDYEVAGLKLRPRKAARGKQSTAMYSSRQGRHQRKKQSLHPARGPRQRAAPVNGADIDELVLQTKKTARRQNLELQKCEEILSKLIKYRFSWPFREPVTTEEAEDYFEVISNPMDFQTMQSKCSCGSYRSVQEFLSDIKQVFSNAECYNQNKSHVLSCLEKTEQCLIDMVHKHLPGHTYARRKRKKLSARCQGLEEQEGDSESEPLEHSRGRKRKK; encoded by the exons AGAATATGAAGCGCGTTTAGAGAGATACAGCGAGCGAATATGGACGTGCAAGAGCACAGGAAGCAGCCAGCTGACGCACAAAGAAGCttgggaggaggagcaggaagttGCTGAGCT CTTGAAGGAGGAGTTCCCCATCTGGTATGAGAAACTGGTACTGGAAATAGTCCACCACAACACTGTATCTTTGGAAAAGTTGGTGGATGCAGCTTGGCTGGAGATCATGACAAAATTTGCAGTGGGAGAAGAGTGTGACTTTGAG GTTGGTAAGCAGAAAATGTTGCCCGTGAAAGTTGTGAAAATACATCCCCTGGAGAAAGCTGATGAAGAGGCCTCGGAAAAGAAATCTGATGGAGCCTGTGATTCCCCATCCAGTGACAAGGAGAACTCCAGCCAGGCAGCCCAGGAAAACCAGAAGGAAGCTGTCCTGAAGGAGGACGACAACAGAAGGGAAAGTATGA ACGATCGAGCACGTAGGTCTCCTCGGAAGCTTCCCACTTctttgaagaaggaagaaaggaagtgggTTCCACCTAAATTCCTGCCACACAAATATGATGTCAAGCTGAAAAATGAAGATAAG ATCATCAGCAACGTACCAGCAGATAGCTTAGTCCGTACAGAGCGTCCTCCCAACAAGGAGATCCTGAGGTACTTCATCCGTCACAACGCACTACGGGCTGGCACGTGTGAGAACGCCCCGTGGGTAGTGGAGGATGAGCTAGTGAAGAAATACTCTCTCCCCAGTAAATTTAGTGACTTCTTGCTTGACCCACATAAG TATATGACTCTCAACCCCTCAACAAAGAGGAAGAGCTCTGGATCACCTGACAGAAAGCCTTCTAAGAAATCCAAAGCTGATGGATCATCCCTGGGCCATCCGCTGAGCCCTACTCTGTGGTGCCACGTGCATTTGGAGAAATCTATTATTGACTCTCCACTGAAGGTGAAAAACTCCAAGAATTCAAAATGTCCTAAAGAGGAGCTGGAAGAGGTGATGAAAATCATGTCACCTGCTAAACTTGGTTCTAACTTTCACATTCCAAAGAGGAGCCAACTGGGGAAGGGCAGCAACAAATCCTTGGACAAGAAGCAAAGAGGCAAAAGGGTTCTGAACGGACAAAAGTCATCAGGGAAATCAAAATCTCCTAGGAAAGGCTTGAAGACACCTaagatgaaaatgaaacaaatgacaCTACTGGACATGGCTAAAGGTACTACTAAGGTGTCCAGGGCTCCCAGGAATTCTGGAGGCACTCCTAGGTCTTCCAGCAAACCCCAGAAACATCTGCCTCCTGCTGCACTCCACCTCATTGcttattacaaagaaaacaaagaccgGGAAGACAAAAAAAGTGCTCTTTCCTGCATCATCTCCAAAACAGCTAGGTTACTCTCACATGAGGATCGTGCCCGTCTCCCTGAGGATTTGCGAGGGTTAGTACAGAAACGCTATGAGCTTCTAGAGCACAGGAAGAAATGGGCCACCATGACAGAGGAGCAGCGAAAGGAGTACATGAAGAAGAAACGGGAGAAGCTGAAAGAGAAATTGAAGGAGAGAGCAAAGGAGCGTAAGGAgaaggagatgaaggaaaaactggaaaaacaaaaaagatacgAGGACCAAGACCTTAAAGGGAAGAGCTTGCCTACTTTTAAACTGGTTGATACTCCAGAAGGACTTCCTAATACGCTCTTTGGGGATGTTGCCATGGTTGTGGAGTTCCTGAGCTGTTACTCAGGGTTATTGATGCCAGATGGTCAATATCCCATTACGGCAGTTTCCCTGATGGAAGCGCTTTGCGCAGAAAAGGGAGGCTTCCTTTATTTGAACCGAGTACTGGTCATTCTCTTGCAGACCCTGCTGCAGGATGAAATTGCTGAAGATTATGGTGAGCTGGGGATGAAGCTTTCTGAAATACCACTTACTTTGCATTCTGCTTCTGAGTTGGTTCGCCTGTGCCTACGCAAGTCAGATGTGCAAGAGGAAAGTGAGGTCTCGGATAATGTAGATGAAAGCAAGGATTCGGCAGCTTTTGAGGATAATGAAGTACAGGATGAGTTTTTGGAGAAACTGGAGACATCGGAGTTCTTTGAGTTGACTCCTGAAGAGAAATTGCGGATACTTGGGGCGCTGTGCCACCGGATTCTAATGACATACTCGGTGCAGGACCACGTGGAGGCCAAGCAGCAGGCATCGGCTGAACTGTGGAAGGAGCGCCTAGCTGtcctgaaggaagaaaatgacaagaagagggcagaaaaaaagaagcgaAAAGAAATGGTGGCCAAGAATAAGGAGAACGGGAAAGATGAGAATATgatgggaagaaatgaaaagaaaaaaagcgagATGATGAAAATGGAGCACCGGGCAGAAATAGAAGCTGATGATATGATCAgtgctgtgaagagcaggaggctTCTTGCCATCCAAGCCAAAAAAGAGAGGGAACAACAAGAAATACAAATGAGAG TGAGGAtggagaaagaagcagaggaagaaagaatcCGGAAGCATAAAGCTGCAGCTGAGAAAACTTTCCAGGATGGAATTGCCAAAGCAAAGCTGGTGATGCGCAGGACCCCAGTTGGCACCGATCGTAACCATAACag ATATTGGCTGTTTTCGGATGAGGTTCCTGGCTTATTCATTGAGAAAGGCTGGGTACATGACAGTATCGACTACAGGTTCATCCTTCCCCATCAGAAAAGAGACGATTTTAAAAAGGACTACAGCCCAGGAG ACAAGCGGAAGAGCGCAGCCATGGATGGCAGAGCGAGCAAGCTTCACCGGTTTGTGCACGCTGTAGACCTTCCCACAGAGACCACTGTGCCCAAGCAGGGACAGAACTTATG GTTTCTCTGTGACAGTCAGAAGGATTTGGATGAGCTGCTGGATTGCCTGCACCCACAAGGAGTAAGAGAGAGCCAGCTAAAGGAGCGCTTGGAGAAAAG GTATCAGGACATCACGCATTCTATCCATTTGGCTCGGAAACAGAACTTGGGCCTCAAATCCTGTGATGGCAACCAGGAACTGCTGAACTACCTCCGAAGTGATCTAATTGAGGTTGCAACTCGGCTGCAAAAAGGAGGCCTGGGATATGTTGATGTGACACCAGAATATGAAGCAAGA GTATACTCACTAGAGAGCTTGAAGGATTTTGGAGAGTGTGTGATTGCACTCCAAGCTGGTGTGGTTAAGAAGTTTCTGCAAGGTTTCATGGCCCccaagcagaagagaaggaaacatcAAGGGGAAGACTACATTGCCAAGGCAGAGGAGATAGATGAAGACAAGAAAATGGCAGAAGAAGCTAAG GTTGCTTCAGCCATGGAGAAGTGGAAGACAGCAATCCGTGAGGCCCAGACCTTCTCCCGTATGCACGTGCTGCTCGGGATGCTGGATGCCTGTATCAAGTGGGATATGTCGGCAGAGAATGCCAGATGCAAAGTGTGTCGCAAGAAAG GTGAGGATGACAAGCTGATCCTGTGTGACGAGTGTAACAAAGCCTTCCACCTCTTTTGTCTGAGACCAGCGCTCTATGAGATTCCAGACGGTGAATGGCAGTGCCCAGCATGCCAGCCTTCTACTGCCCGGCGCAGCTCACGGGACAG GAACTATGCAGAGGATTCTGTTGAAGATGAAGATGGAGAAGGTGAGGAAGCTTCTGATGAACCAgatgctgaggaggaagaagaggaggaagaagattaTGAAGTTGCTGGACTGAAAT TGAGACCCAGAAAGGCAGCCCGGGGCAAGCAGAGCACAGCCATGTACTCCTCGAGGCAAGGAAGGCACCAAAGGAAGAAGCAGTCACTGCACCCTGCCAGGGGACCCCGGCAGCGGGCTGCACCTGTCAACGGCGCAGACATTGATGAGCTG GTCCTTCAAACAAAGAAGACAGCGCGTCGCCAAAACCTCGAGTTGCAGAAATGTGAGGAAATCCTCAGCAAGCTGATCAAGTACCGCTTTAGCTGGCCCTTCAG GGAGCCAGTGACCACGGAGGAAGCCGAAGATTACTTTGAGGTCATCAGCAACCCTATGGACTTCCAGACTATGCAGAGCAAGTGCTCTTGTGGCAGTTACCGCTCCGTGCAGGAGTTCCTCTCCGACATCAAGCAAGTGTTCTCCAATGCCGAGTGCTACAACCAGAACAAGAGTCACGTActgtcctgcctggagaagaCGGAACAGTGTTTGATTGACATGGTGCACAAACACCTGCCTGGCCACACGTATGCACGCAGGAAACGCAAGAAGCTCTCTGCCAGGTGCCAGGGACTGGAGGAGCAAGAAGGGGACAGTGAGTCAGAGCCCCTTGAACATTCCCGGGGgcggaaaaggaagaaatga